AAGTCACCGGCAAGCTCCTCGCCCTCTTTGCGGCGCATCTCCTTGAGCTTCTCGACAGCTTCGACAACGGCCGACTGGGCGATTTGCCAGATCTCATCGGGCCGGTCGAGAATGGTGTTGTCGGATTCAAAAATTTCCGAAAAACGGAGGATATGATCAAGCGTCACCGGAGACTCGACACCGGCCTCCTGCCGGACGGTTTCAAGCAGGGCTTTGTAGCCCCTGACCTTTGCAGCATTGACCGTGACCGGTAGCTGCTCATCCTGTTCGTCGAGCTGGAGCTGGACGAACGCCGATATTTTTCCGCGCTGGAAATTACCACGGATCAGCTCCCTGACTTCGAGTTCGCGAGCAAGAAGCTGCCTTGGAAGCTTGACACCGATTTCAGCAAAACGATTGTTAACCGAGCGAAGTTCAACAAGCACTTTCATGCCTTTTTCCGCGCGCTCGGCACTGCCATAGCCGGTCATGCTTTCCAACATATGCAGATCCAGTTACATTCTTGAAAATACCTGCGGAACCTGGGTTCCGCAGGCGTCGGGTATGGGGATTTCGCTCCTGCTTATTTACGCAGATCGAGATCGGCAAGCACCTTGCGGTAGCGCTCGATATCGACTTTCTTGAGGTAGTTCAGCACGCGTTTGCGCTTGCCGACCAGCATCAACAGTCCGCGGCGTGAGTGCTTGTCTTTGGGATGCTGCTGAAGGTGACCGGTCAGATCGGCGATCCTGCGGCTGAACAGGGCAACCTGAACTTCCGCTTTTCCGGTATCCGTCGCAGAATCACCAAACTTCGTAATAATCTCGGTTTTGTGTTCTTTTGCCAGACCCATGGTAGTAATAACTAGTTGTGAAATAAAAACAAAAAATACGGCCTGAAATATAACATTATTTCAGATATAATTCTGCCTTTTTTTGATCGGCCAGCAGCTGCGCCTTGAGCTCGTCGATCGAGTCGAAGCATTGCTCAGGCCTGATAAAATCGAGCAGCTGCAAAACCAGTACAGCTCCATACAGCTCGCCTGAGAAGCCGACAATGTGCGCTTCGACAGTCACCGCCCCGTGCTCCTCAACGGTCGGACGACGGCCAATGTTCATCATGACCGGCCAGTCGCGGCCATCGATCGTGACCCTGGCCGCATAAACGCCGTGGGCCGGAAGATGCTTGCAGCGGTCAGACAGTTCGAGATTGGCTGTCGGAAAACCGATCTGCCGACCGAGCTTTTTGCCATTGACAACTTCCCCGCTGATGGTGTAGGGCGTTCCAAGGCAGACGTTTGCTTCGCGGATGCGACCCTCAGCAAGCAGGTGTCGTATTCTGGTACTTGAAACCGGCGAACCATCGACAATGATTTCGCCGACCACCTCGACCCTGAAGCCGTGCTCTTCGCCGAGCTGACGCAGGGTTTTTCCGCTGCCACTCCGGTCGCTGCCGAACCCGTGGTCGTAGCCAACGGTCACCTGCCGCGCGCCGAGCATCTTCACCAGTACATCACGGATGAAATCGGCTGAACTTTTCCGGGAGAATTCCCGGTCAAAGCGTATGACGAACAACAGATCAACCTGCATGGTTCTGAAGTGCGCGACCTTCTCGTCAAAGGTAGTCAGGAGTTGCACCTGACAATCAGAACTACTTTCAAGCACGAGCCTCGGATGCGGATCAAAGGTCACCACTACGCTTCTCAGACCATCCTGCCGCGCCTTGTCGATCATGGTGCCGATGATTTTGCGATGACCGACATGAAGCCCGTCGAACGAGCCGACGGTAACTGCTGAAGGCTCCGGCTTCAGGGAAACCACCTGGCCGGTTTCAGCATCATGAACCTCTTCGCCCTGTAAAATAACGACGCGCATAGTGTTACTCTTCGATAGCCGAAGCGGCACGGGCTATTTCGTCAACGATGGCATCGACGCTCATCGCCTCCGAAAGGTTGTACTGGCCGATCGAAACCCGTTTGAGAGCTGAAAGGTATCCGCCAACGCCGAGCAGCTCCCCAAGCTCATGGGCAATCACCCGGATATAGGCGCCCTTGGAAACTGTGATTGAAAAATGAACGAAGGGCAACTCGATACCGGTGATCTCGAAACGGTGAATTTCGATACGGCGCGCTTTGCGCTCCTTGACCTCATGACCTTGCCGCGCCAGCTCATAGAGCCGCTTGCCGTTGTGCCAGACCGCCGAGTGCATCGGTGGCTGCTGCAACCGTTCGCCGACCATCGATGCGGCCGCTTCGCGGATAGTCTGTTCGTCAAGCGCAGAAACATCGCGGATATCGTACTCCTCGCTCTCCGTGTCGTGGCTGGCTGTTTTTGCGCCAAGCCTGATGGTGCCTTCGTAACCCTTGTCCAGAATTTCCAGCGATGAGATCGTCTTGGTCTTGCGCCCTGTGGCGAGAATCAACAGGCCGGTTGCTTTGGGGTCGAGCGTTCCGCAGTGGCCGACTTTTCGCTTGGCGCCGTTGCGTTTGTACGCACCGCGGATTTTGGCCACGACGTCGAACGACGTCCAGTCCAGCGGTTTGTCAACCAGCAGGTAATCGCCCTCTTCACTCAGAACGGGCATAGGGGTTTGAGGCGTCATGACGAGCGTACTCCGAAACAGATAGGGCGGTTACAGCTGCTCTTCCGCCGGGCCGCGCCTGACCGACTTGAGCAGCTCCTCGATCCGGTTAGCCTGCTCGAACAAGCGGTCTTCGTAGAACTCCAGCTCCGGAATTCGCCTGAACTGGTTCCGGATTTTCGACGAAAGAATCTTGCGAAGCGCCTTGGTTTCGGTGTGCAGGAACTCCATCAGTTCGGCCCGCTGGGCTTCGGAGCCGATGATCGACACATACACTCTGGCAATGCCCAGATCGGCCGTGACCTTCACTTCGGTCACGGTCGCCAGAGGGCCACTACGGGGCAGCTCCTTCTCGAAAATAGCGCTCAACTCCCGCTGCAACAGCGAGGCGACTTTTTCAGTTCGTATCGACATCAGGACTTCCTTTCCTTGCTCAGAGTTTGCGTTTCTTTTCGACAATTTTGTAAGCCTCGACCACGTCGCCGACCTTGATATCGTCGTAGCCTTTCAGGCTCAGACCGCACTCGTAACCGCTGTCGACCTCTTTGACGTCGTCCTTGAAGCGCTTGAGCGAGTCGAGCTGGCCTTCGTAAATCTGCACGCCGTCGCGCAGGAGCCGGACGTTGGCATCGCGCGGCACCTTGCCGTCGAGCACATACGCGCCACCGACATTACCCACCTTCGGCACGCGGAAGACCTGGCGGATCTCGATCGAACCGAGGCTCTCTTCGTGCAGTTCAGGCGACAACATGCCTTCGAGCGCTTTCTCCACATCTTCGAGCACGTGGTAGATAACGCTGTAGAAACGCACATCGAGATCCTCTTTCTCGGCAAGCCGCTTGGCGTTGACGTTCGGGCGGACACGGAAGCCGATGATGATCGCGTCCGAAGCGGCGGCGAGCAGCACGTCGGTTTCGGTGATCTGACCGACGCCCTGGTGAATGAGCTGCACCTTGACCTCTTCGTTGTGAATCTTCATGAGGCCGTCGGCAAGCGCCTGGATCGAGCCGTCGGTATCGGCCTTGATGATGACGCTGAGTTCCTTCTTGAGTCCCTCCTTGATCTGGCGGGCGATGCTGTCGAGCTTGACGCGGGTGCTGCGGCGGAACTCGTGCTCGCGCTTGATGATCTGGCGCTTCTGGGCCAGGTCGCGGGCATCGCGGTCGGACTCCATGACGGTCAGCACATCACCGGACTGCGGCATATCCTCGAAGCCGAGCACGCGCACTGGCGTGGAGGGCCCAGCCTCATCAGTGCGCTTGCCGCGCTCGTCCATAAGCGCGCGCACCTTGCCCATCGAATTACCGGCCACGAACGGATCGCCAACCTTCAGGAAGCCACGCTGCACCAGCACGGTCGAAACCACGCCCTTGCCCTTGTCGAGCTCGGACTCGACGATGATGCCGCTGGCCATGATGTCCCTCGAATAGTTGCCTTTCAGCTCGCGGACTTCAGCCTCGGTAAGCACTTTTTCCATCAGCTCGCTGATGCCGATGCCCTTCTTGGCCGAAATCTCCTGGCACTGGTACTCGCCGCCCCAGTCCTCGACCAGCACGCCGGCTTCGGAAAGCTGGGTCTTGATCTTGTCGACGTTGGCCTCGGGCTTGTCGATCTTGTTGAGCGCCACGACAATCGGCACGCCGGCCGCTTTGGAGTGGTTGATTGCCTCGATGGTCTGGGGCATGACGCTGTCGTCTGCCGCCACAACGAGGATAACGATGTCGGTCACCTGCGCACCGCGGGCACGCATGGCCGTGAAGGCTTCGTGACCCGGCGTATCGAGGAAGGTGATCTGGCGATCGCCCTCGACGGTCACCTCGTAGGCGCCGATGTGCTGGGTAATACCACCCGACTCACCAGCAACAACGTTGCTTCGGCGAATGTAGTCGAGCAGCGAAGTCTTACCGTGGTCGACGTGACCCATGATGGTCACAACCGGCGGACGGGTCTTCATATCCTCGGGATTGTCAACCTGCTCTTCGGTCGTGGTGGCCTCGACTTCGGTCGTGAACTCGATATCGAACCCAAACTCCATCGCAATCAGCTCGATGGTCTCTTTGTCGAGACGCTGGTTGATGGTAACGAATTTGCCAAGCGTGAAGCACTTCTGGATAATATCCTTGGCGGTCAGGCCCATCAGTTCCGCAAGCTCGTGCGGCGAAGCATACTCGGTAACCTTGATGAGGCTCTTTTCGGCCTCGCGCATCGCTTCGGCTTCCTCCAGCTCACGTTCACGCTCCATGCGGCGCATCTTGCGGAACTTCTGGCGGGAACCGGACGAACCGCTGTCATCCATGCCGCTGATCGTGCTTTTGATATTCTTCGAGATGACTTTGTCGTCAACCTCGACCTTCTTTTTCTTCTTGCCCTTCTTTTTCTTGCCACTGGCATCCTCGCCACCGGTCGTGGACTCGCCCTCTCCAGCAGCTTTGGCAACCTTTTTCCGGCCGGCTTCGCCACCCTCCGAAGAGCCGGACGTCGCGCCTTCAAACTCGTCCTTGAGCTCTGCGGCATTCTCCTTGAAGCTCTTCTTGCGCGATTTCTTCTTGCGATCGGAGCCGCTCGACACGTCGATGGTACCAAGCACCGTCAGGCCACCGATCTTCTGCGGAGCTTCGTAGGTCTTCATCGAATCGGGCAGTGTCTGCACCAGAGTCTGGGAGGCTTCGGCAGACTCCTCGGCGCCTGGTTCCTGTTGCGACTGGGCTTCCGGCTGAGCCTCGACCGCGGTTTCGGCAGCTTTTTCAGGCTGCTCGACCGGCTTGGCTTCGGCTTCCGGCGCCTTGGTTGCGACAACCTCTTCTTTGGGCGATTCCGGCTGGGGCGTCTCGGCAATCACAGGCTGTTCAGCAGGGGCAGCAGGAGAAACCGCAGGCTCATGCCTGGCTGGAATCTCCACAAAAGGCTCTTTAACAGGTTCGGGCGTATGCGCGGCCGGGGCGGGCGAAGGCGCGCTGCTCAGGCTTTCCTTGAGCTGCTGCTCCTTTTCATAGGCCTTCCGCGACTGCTCTTCGAGCCTGGTAAGGCGCTTTTTCTTTTCAGCCCTGATCTTGCGGGTCTCATCAACCAGCTTCTTCTCCTGGCTGAAATTGCCGAAAATCATGTCGCGCATTTCCTCACCAACCATTGATGAGGTGGATGCGACCTTCCCCCCTTCCTGCTTGACAAACTGCAGAACTTCCCGTGGGCTGACCTGCAGCTCCCTGGCGATATCACTGATACGGAACCTACTCTGCTTTTCCTCGATGGCCATTGACTCCTCCTGGATAATTATCCTCTTGCCGGAATTCCTTCACACTCGCCGCCCCGACGCCTGCCCGGAAATCCTGTACTAATTCTCAGTTTGTTTCTTCGTCCCGAATCTCTTCCGGATCGATCCCGTCGCCCATGAGCGACCGTTCGTGGCTGTCATCGAGAAGCGCCTTGAGGTCTTCATCGTTGAACTGCTCCCTGACGGTACGGTAAATGGTCTCGGCGATCTTCTTCCAGTAGCGCTTTTCGTCGTCGGTGATCCGGCGCTCTCTCGGCTTGACCGGCTTGCGAGTCTTGTTGAAGACGAACAGCTCTTCGCTCTTCTGCGTACCAAGCAACGCCTCCTCGATCTTTTCGACGCCGCCTTTCAGAATCTTCTTGGCCGTATCAAGACCGCCGTCGAGCAACTGGTAAATCATGTCGTCGCCGAACTCTTCGCGGAATTCGATGATGTCGATGTCGTTCGGATCTTCGAGCGATTTATCGATCACGTCGCGATAGACGTCGATTTCATAGCCGGTAAGCTTTTCGGCCAGATGGATGTTGTTGCCGTTCTTGCCGATAGCGTATTTGATCTGGTCGGGCTTGAGCATGACGCGCGCCTTACGGGTCTTCATGTCGGCGTGCACGGTCATCGGATCGATCTTGGCCGGCTGCAGCGCACGGGCGATGAACACCTGCGGCTCGTCGGTGTAGTAGATGACGTCGATGTTCTCGTTGTTCAGCTCCTTGACGATGCTCTGAATGCGCTTGCCGCGGTAGCCGACCGTGGCGCCAACCGGATCGATGCGCGAGCTGGTCGATTCCACCGCAACCTTGGCGCGTTCGCCCGGCACGCGGGCGATGCCCTTGATGACGATCAAACCATCGAGAATCTCCGGAACCTCGCTTTCGAAGAGCTTGTAGAGAAAACGGTCATCAACGCGCGAGACGATCACCTTCATGCCGCCATCCGGCTTTTCACGCTCCTCGACGGTGCCGTCATCGTTGCGCACCTTGACCCTCTCACGCTCGATGCGTTTGACGTAGAGCTTCATGTGCGGCGTGCGGCGCGGATTGTCCTTCTTCATCATCTCCGACTTCGGCAGCACCAGCTCCACGCGATGATCCTTGGAGGTGTTGTAGGTAAAAATCACCTCGTTCGAACGCACCTGATACACCTCGCCGGCAACCACTTCACCGACCTTCTCAAGGCAGTCTTCGTACACGGCCATGCGCTCCAGATCGCGAACCTTTTTCTGCACCGATTGCTTGATGATCTGTATCGATTTGCGGGTCAGAAAGTCGTCGAGCTTGATCGGTCCTTCCTCGTAATAATCACCCAGCTCAAGCGAATCGTCGATCTGGCGAACTTCGTCGAGACCGATTTCGATAGTGGGAAGATCGACCTCTTCGACGATTTTTTTCAGGATATAGACCTCGAAATCGCCGCGTTCGGGATTGATGAAGATGTTGGCTTCAACTTCCGGATCGTAATCTTTCCTGAGCTGCTTCTGGATGATCTCCTTGAGCAGGTCGGCAATATCCATCTTGACCGCGGCGCTTTCGGAGCGTTTGTCCAGAAAGACCTTCGACTGCTCGATTTCTCCGAAAGCGCTGGCAATCTGCGCCTTCTGATCATGAGTTTCACCCTTAACCTGCTTTCGTGCCATCGCTGTGTGATCTTGTTTTATAAATAGTCTGCGACTCGTTCCGGCTCGTACCGGTTTTGACCATTACCATTCAGTCTGAACGACCGCCTTGACGACGTCGGCAAGACGCAACGTCAACGGCTCCCGTCCGCTTGTTTTCTTTTTCTTTCCTTTCACGACCGGCTCAATCGTAATCGACGGCTCCTCGCCTTCGAGGGAAGCCTCGGTGAGCTTGCCTTCGATCTCTTTACGCTCTCCTTCGGAATCGAGATAGACGACCTTCATCTTCCGTCCCAGATGCCGGAGATACTGACGCGAAACCCTGATGGGCTCGCCGATACCAGGAGACGAAACCATAAGCTCGAAATCACCGGCAGCCAGCATGAGGTTCTCTTCGCAGGCTTCAAGGCGTGCCCTGATGGTTCGGCTCAACTTTGCGCACTGGTCGATGCTTACGCCCTTGTCGGCCTCGATGGTCAACTCGATGATTCTGCCACCACCGCGCACATCGGCCTCGACAAGGTAAATATCGCTTCCTGTCGCCACCGCAACTTCGGCAATCGATTCGTCGATCGCCCGCCGTATCATCTCGTCCATACGTTCGCTCAAGTTACCTAAAACAAAAAAGTGGGGATCCCCCACTTTCAAAAACCGATCTTGAAAAAATCCAGTGCTCCGGTCAGCGGACAATGTACAAAAAAACCAAACACAAGCCAAACAGCCCACAGGGCAATCGGCGGCGATTCACTCCTTTTGCTTGATCTGGCTGTCAATCACCTCGTACTCCGCCTCTTCAACCTGCGTCCGACGGCTGGAGGAGTTAAACGATGATGACCCGCCGGAACGATCGCCCCTGGAAACGGTGAAGGTAAGGCGCACGAGGCGACTCACAAAGCGCACCGCCAGCCACAAAGCAATGAGAAGAAGAATGAATTTCAACATGATCGACACTCCGGAAACAACGGGCGGATTCTGGAGAACTTCCGCCGGAAACGACAACAGTCTGGATGGTTATGTTAACGAACGGGAAAAGCTTCTCCAAATCAATAAACCAGTCAGGATCAGCAGATCAGGAGAGCGATGACCGGCCTTCGAGCAGTTCGGCGAGCCGGTCGGGGTCAATGCGGTGTTTAAAGGCCTCCCGGCCATTGATCAGGATGACGGGTATATCGAGACCATAACGCTCCAGGAGCTCGAAATCGCCGGAAATATCCTTTTTCTCGATCTCGAACGGTGTACGCTGACGAGCCTCTTCGAGCACTGCCATCGCTTTGTCGCAGAGGCAGCAGGTCGGCTTGCCATAGATGGTAACCACCGGCCTCATGGCCGGGCCGACTCCTGCGAGACCGCTTCGTGCAGCACTTCGATGATGGCATCGAGGTCGAGCGAGGTCTGCTCGGAGGTTTCGAGATTCTTGAGCGCGTAGTGGCCCGACTCCATTTCGCTCTGTCCGATGAAGAGCGCATAGGCCGCGCCCATGCGGTTGGCGTCGCGCATCTGCGCTTTCATGCTCCTTCCTGCCAGATCGATCTCGGTCTTCAGCCCCGATTTGCGCAAGCGGAAGGCAACCTGCATGGCGTGGTCGGTCAGCTCTTTCTGCTGCACCACTACATAGACCAGCGGCCCGTGCGGATTGAGCGTGGCGAACAGCCCCTGCTTTTCCATGGCGATCATGAGTCGCTCCATGCCGACCGCAAAGCCGACGGCGGGCAGATCGTTCGACGCGCCAAGCTCGCGGGCCAGACCGTCGTAGCGGCCGCCGCCGCCGATGGCGTCCTGAGCGCCAAGTTCGGAGCTGGTCACCTCGAAGGCTGCATGGCAGTAATAATCAAGTCCGCGCACCAGCAGATGATCAACGTCATAGGCAATTTGGCGGTCGTCGAGGTAAGAAAGCACTTTTTCGAAATCAGCCACCGACTCCGGCTTGAGCGAAGCGTACAGCCTCGGTGCTCCAGCGATCATCTCCTGCAGCGCCGGGTTTTTGGAGTCGAGAATCCGCAGCGGATTCTTTTCGAGCCGCTCCTTCGATGGTTCGTCGAGGTCGTTCTGGTAGGGCATGAAATAGTCACGCAGCGCTTCGCGGTAGCGGGCGCGGTCGTCGAGGTCGCCGAGCGAGTTGATGCGGAGCCGCAAGCCGTGCAAGCCAAGCGACGAGAAAACCTGCATCATGAAGGTCAGCACCTCAGCCACCGCCGCCGGGTTGGAAACCCCGAGCAGCTCCGCACCGAACTGCGTAAACTGGCGCTGGCGTCCGGCCTGCGGGCGCTCCTTGCGGAACAGATCGCTGATATAGTAAAGTTTGCTCACCGGCGACTGCGAGAGCAGATTCTTCTGCAGGCAAGCGCGCATCACCCCGGCGGTCATCTCGGGCCGAAGCGTCAGAGAGCGTCCATTGGGGTCGGGCTGAAAGGTGAACATCTCCTTGCCGACGATGTCGGTGGTCGCGCCGATACCGCGCTGGAACAGCTCGGTGTATTCGAACACCGGCGTGCGCACCTCGCTGAACCCGTACAGTTCGGCCACCGAGCGGATCACCCCCTCGACATAGTGCCACCGTGCGATCTCATCCGGAAAAATGTCCCGCGTACCCTTGACTGCCTGCAACTGCGCCATAACTCTTTTTATCTCAACAATTAAATCTGAGGTAGATCCTTTTCCTCCGCCCTGAACAGGTCGAGCACTTCACTCGGGCTCTTGGCTTCGATGATCCGGCGACGCACCTCGTCCTTGCCGGCGAGCCTGGTGATGCGCCCCAGCAGCTTGAGATGCTCAGCAAGCATAGTCTCGGGCGTTGCCAAGAGGAACACGATCTTCACCGGCTGGTTGTCGATCGATTCGAAATCAACCTCACCGTTTAGCGTTGCCAGCGCCAGCACGGGCGCGGTCACCGCCGAGGTCTTGGCGTGGGGCAAGCCGATATTCTTGCCGATGCCGGTTGACATCTCTCGCTCACGCTTTCGCACATCCTCGGCAAGCAGCTTCAGGTCCTTGACCTTTTCATGACCGGCAACCATCGAAATCAGGGTATCGATCACCTTTTCTTTTGAATCCGACGAAAGATTCAGCGAAATATGCTTTTCCGAGAGAAGCGCTTCAATTTTCATGGGCGATAAGACTTGCAGTGTGAGGCCGTGAGATGGTGAGACCGCGTGCGCCGGACTTCGTAATGGTACTGGCCGTCAAGGGTAAGAAGATCGGGCGGCGTTTCAGGCGCTTCATCCGTCTGCCCAGGCAGGACGAAGCAACGGCCCGGCTGACCCGTGTCGGCCATTCCGAATCCGGTGAACCGGAACTCACGACAAAATCACAGGGGAATATCTCTAAACAAACTGAACTTCAATATAAAAAACATTCGGCTCCACAAGCAACCGATCAAGCAGTGCACGCAGAAAAAAGTGATCGAGCCATTCTGGCTGGCGGCCGGAGTAAACCGGATCGGGAACGGACATGCTCTGTAGTAAGAACCCGATTTCGGGTAGCAATGAAAACCCGGCGTCAAATCAACAACAGCTCAGGCGTAGGTCACAAAAAGGTAGAGCAGCGGAGCCATGAACATGATCGTGTCGAACC
This portion of the Chlorobaculum parvum NCIB 8327 genome encodes:
- the hisS gene encoding histidine--tRNA ligase, with amino-acid sequence MAQLQAVKGTRDIFPDEIARWHYVEGVIRSVAELYGFSEVRTPVFEYTELFQRGIGATTDIVGKEMFTFQPDPNGRSLTLRPEMTAGVMRACLQKNLLSQSPVSKLYYISDLFRKERPQAGRQRQFTQFGAELLGVSNPAAVAEVLTFMMQVFSSLGLHGLRLRINSLGDLDDRARYREALRDYFMPYQNDLDEPSKERLEKNPLRILDSKNPALQEMIAGAPRLYASLKPESVADFEKVLSYLDDRQIAYDVDHLLVRGLDYYCHAAFEVTSSELGAQDAIGGGGRYDGLARELGASNDLPAVGFAVGMERLMIAMEKQGLFATLNPHGPLVYVVVQQKELTDHAMQVAFRLRKSGLKTEIDLAGRSMKAQMRDANRMGAAYALFIGQSEMESGHYALKNLETSEQTSLDLDAIIEVLHEAVSQESARP
- a CDS encoding YicC/YloC family endoribonuclease — translated: MLESMTGYGSAERAEKGMKVLVELRSVNNRFAEIGVKLPRQLLARELEVRELIRGNFQRGKISAFVQLQLDEQDEQLPVTVNAAKVRGYKALLETVRQEAGVESPVTLDHILRFSEIFESDNTILDRPDEIWQIAQSAVVEAVEKLKEMRRKEGEELAGDFTVRIAEIDRTLAEIQVIAADNLETIRKRLSSKIIAIAGRDVEYSRDRLEMEIVMAADKLDITEECTRFNSHNKFFIEELNNMSSGSGRKLNFLLQEQLREANTIASKSQNADISQKVVHIKEELEKVREQLQNIE
- the truB gene encoding tRNA pseudouridine(55) synthase TruB, which codes for MTPQTPMPVLSEEGDYLLVDKPLDWTSFDVVAKIRGAYKRNGAKRKVGHCGTLDPKATGLLILATGRKTKTISSLEILDKGYEGTIRLGAKTASHDTESEEYDIRDVSALDEQTIREAAASMVGERLQQPPMHSAVWHNGKRLYELARQGHEVKERKARRIEIHRFEITGIELPFVHFSITVSKGAYIRVIAHELGELLGVGGYLSALKRVSIGQYNLSEAMSVDAIVDEIARAASAIEE
- the infB gene encoding translation initiation factor IF-2, translating into MAIEEKQSRFRISDIARELQVSPREVLQFVKQEGGKVASTSSMVGEEMRDMIFGNFSQEKKLVDETRKIRAEKKKRLTRLEEQSRKAYEKEQQLKESLSSAPSPAPAAHTPEPVKEPFVEIPARHEPAVSPAAPAEQPVIAETPQPESPKEEVVATKAPEAEAKPVEQPEKAAETAVEAQPEAQSQQEPGAEESAEASQTLVQTLPDSMKTYEAPQKIGGLTVLGTIDVSSGSDRKKKSRKKSFKENAAELKDEFEGATSGSSEGGEAGRKKVAKAAGEGESTTGGEDASGKKKKGKKKKKVEVDDKVISKNIKSTISGMDDSGSSGSRQKFRKMRRMERERELEEAEAMREAEKSLIKVTEYASPHELAELMGLTAKDIIQKCFTLGKFVTINQRLDKETIELIAMEFGFDIEFTTEVEATTTEEQVDNPEDMKTRPPVVTIMGHVDHGKTSLLDYIRRSNVVAGESGGITQHIGAYEVTVEGDRQITFLDTPGHEAFTAMRARGAQVTDIVILVVAADDSVMPQTIEAINHSKAAGVPIVVALNKIDKPEANVDKIKTQLSEAGVLVEDWGGEYQCQEISAKKGIGISELMEKVLTEAEVRELKGNYSRDIMASGIIVESELDKGKGVVSTVLVQRGFLKVGDPFVAGNSMGKVRALMDERGKRTDEAGPSTPVRVLGFEDMPQSGDVLTVMESDRDARDLAQKRQIIKREHEFRRSTRVKLDSIARQIKEGLKKELSVIIKADTDGSIQALADGLMKIHNEEVKVQLIHQGVGQITETDVLLAAASDAIIIGFRVRPNVNAKRLAEKEDLDVRFYSVIYHVLEDVEKALEGMLSPELHEESLGSIEIRQVFRVPKVGNVGGAYVLDGKVPRDANVRLLRDGVQIYEGQLDSLKRFKDDVKEVDSGYECGLSLKGYDDIKVGDVVEAYKIVEKKRKL
- a CDS encoding bifunctional riboflavin kinase/FAD synthetase; amino-acid sequence: MRVVILQGEEVHDAETGQVVSLKPEPSAVTVGSFDGLHVGHRKIIGTMIDKARQDGLRSVVVTFDPHPRLVLESSSDCQVQLLTTFDEKVAHFRTMQVDLLFVIRFDREFSRKSSADFIRDVLVKMLGARQVTVGYDHGFGSDRSGSGKTLRQLGEEHGFRVEVVGEIIVDGSPVSSTRIRHLLAEGRIREANVCLGTPYTISGEVVNGKKLGRQIGFPTANLELSDRCKHLPAHGVYAARVTIDGRDWPVMMNIGRRPTVEEHGAVTVEAHIVGFSGELYGAVLVLQLLDFIRPEQCFDSIDELKAQLLADQKKAELYLK
- a CDS encoding PTS sugar transporter subunit IIA — protein: MKIEALLSEKHISLNLSSDSKEKVIDTLISMVAGHEKVKDLKLLAEDVRKREREMSTGIGKNIGLPHAKTSAVTAPVLALATLNGEVDFESIDNQPVKIVFLLATPETMLAEHLKLLGRITRLAGKDEVRRRIIEAKSPSEVLDLFRAEEKDLPQI
- the rbfA gene encoding 30S ribosome-binding factor RbfA encodes the protein MSIRTEKVASLLQRELSAIFEKELPRSGPLATVTEVKVTADLGIARVYVSIIGSEAQRAELMEFLHTETKALRKILSSKIRNQFRRIPELEFYEDRLFEQANRIEELLKSVRRGPAEEQL
- a CDS encoding glutaredoxin family protein, with product MRPVVTIYGKPTCCLCDKAMAVLEEARQRTPFEIEKKDISGDFELLERYGLDIPVILINGREAFKHRIDPDRLAELLEGRSSLS
- the nusA gene encoding transcription termination factor NusA, which codes for MARKQVKGETHDQKAQIASAFGEIEQSKVFLDKRSESAAVKMDIADLLKEIIQKQLRKDYDPEVEANIFINPERGDFEVYILKKIVEEVDLPTIEIGLDEVRQIDDSLELGDYYEEGPIKLDDFLTRKSIQIIKQSVQKKVRDLERMAVYEDCLEKVGEVVAGEVYQVRSNEVIFTYNTSKDHRVELVLPKSEMMKKDNPRRTPHMKLYVKRIERERVKVRNDDGTVEEREKPDGGMKVIVSRVDDRFLYKLFESEVPEILDGLIVIKGIARVPGERAKVAVESTSSRIDPVGATVGYRGKRIQSIVKELNNENIDVIYYTDEPQVFIARALQPAKIDPMTVHADMKTRKARVMLKPDQIKYAIGKNGNNIHLAEKLTGYEIDVYRDVIDKSLEDPNDIDIIEFREEFGDDMIYQLLDGGLDTAKKILKGGVEKIEEALLGTQKSEELFVFNKTRKPVKPRERRITDDEKRYWKKIAETIYRTVREQFNDEDLKALLDDSHERSLMGDGIDPEEIRDEETN
- the rpsO gene encoding 30S ribosomal protein S15; this encodes MGLAKEHKTEIITKFGDSATDTGKAEVQVALFSRRIADLTGHLQQHPKDKHSRRGLLMLVGKRKRVLNYLKKVDIERYRKVLADLDLRK
- the rimP gene encoding ribosome maturation factor RimP gives rise to the protein MDEMIRRAIDESIAEVAVATGSDIYLVEADVRGGGRIIELTIEADKGVSIDQCAKLSRTIRARLEACEENLMLAAGDFELMVSSPGIGEPIRVSRQYLRHLGRKMKVVYLDSEGERKEIEGKLTEASLEGEEPSITIEPVVKGKKKKTSGREPLTLRLADVVKAVVQTEW